From the genome of Symphalangus syndactylus isolate Jambi chromosome 5, NHGRI_mSymSyn1-v2.1_pri, whole genome shotgun sequence, one region includes:
- the LOC129481896 gene encoding small ribosomal subunit protein eS27-like produces the protein MPLTKDPFYPSPEEETQECLMQSPRHFMDMKCPGCCKITTVFSQAQTVVLCVGGSTVLCQPTGEKASLTEQCSFRRKQH, from the coding sequence ATGCCTCTCACAAAAGATCCCTTTTATCCCTCTCCAGAAGAGGAAACACAGGAGTGCCTGATGCAGAGCCCCAGGCACTTCATGGATATGAAATGCCCAGGATGCTGTAAAATCACCACAGTCTTTAGCCAGGCACAAACAGTAGTTTTATGTGTTGGTGGCTCCACTGTTCTCTGCCAGCCTACAGGAGAAAAAGCAAGCCTTACAGAACAATGTTCCTTCAGGAGGAAGCAGCATTAA